One genomic segment of Pseudomonadota bacterium includes these proteins:
- the queF gene encoding preQ(1) synthase — MSTQPSTHLETFPNPARETDYTIRMTLPEFTCLCPKTGQPDFATFELEYVPDELCIELKAIKLYLWSFRDRGAFHEAVTNQIADDLANVCTPRFLRLVGKFNVRGGIYTTVVVERRRPGWKAAPAVELP, encoded by the coding sequence ATGTCCACGCAACCCTCCACGCACCTTGAGACTTTTCCAAATCCGGCGCGCGAAACCGACTACACGATCCGCATGACATTGCCGGAGTTCACCTGCCTGTGCCCGAAGACCGGCCAACCCGACTTTGCCACTTTCGAACTCGAATACGTGCCCGACGAACTGTGCATCGAACTCAAGGCGATCAAGCTGTACCTGTGGTCGTTCCGCGACCGCGGCGCCTTCCATGAGGCGGTCACCAACCAGATTGCCGACGACCTGGCGAATGTGTGCACACCCCGCTTTCTGCGGCTAGTGGGCAAATTCAACGTTCGGGGTGGGATCTACACGACAGTTGTCGTTGAGCGCCGACGTCCAGGCTGGAAAGCGGCCCCGGCGGTCGAATTGCCCTGA